The following are from one region of the Stigmatella ashevillena genome:
- a CDS encoding Smr/MutS family protein codes for MSRRFSPPPSEASVPETPFDEEVVEIPIDGNLDLHLFQPREVKELITEYLWACRQKGLLDVRIIHGKGTGALRKTVHSVLPRLSSVDSFRSADERDGGWGATWVRLKPLPPEAGNSDPPQEP; via the coding sequence ATGAGCCGAAGGTTCAGCCCACCACCGTCGGAAGCGTCGGTCCCCGAAACTCCCTTCGATGAGGAAGTGGTCGAAATTCCTATCGATGGAAACCTCGATTTGCATCTTTTCCAGCCTCGGGAAGTCAAGGAGCTGATCACCGAGTACCTGTGGGCGTGCCGTCAAAAAGGCCTGTTGGATGTCCGCATCATCCACGGCAAGGGGACGGGCGCACTGCGAAAAACCGTACACAGTGTGCTACCTCGGCTATCCAGCGTGGACTCCTTCCGGTCCGCGGACGAGCGCGACGGAGGGTGGGGCGCCACCTGGGTGCGGCTCAAACCATTGCCGCCAGAAGCGGGAAATTCAGACCCGCCTCAGGAGCCCTGA
- a CDS encoding TetR/AcrR family transcriptional regulator, protein MGTKEQDAQERILRATIVCIERDGLDATGIREIAREAQVNSAAISYYFRSKDKLIAQALEQTLEEAFGNVLMDFDRLRAEGLGIREAFEILLEDVVGNTARYPRIAHAHLHDALVHQRYDGAAVQRLNAFLGELALRLAPVTPHLAEDKLRLALTQIWSSLFLLSMMPRLFDQFILIDFDTLETRRAWVKQSFRLLFSA, encoded by the coding sequence ATGGGTACCAAGGAGCAGGACGCTCAGGAGCGCATCCTCCGGGCGACCATCGTCTGCATCGAGCGCGACGGTCTGGACGCTACCGGCATCCGGGAGATTGCCCGCGAGGCGCAGGTGAACAGCGCGGCCATCAGCTACTACTTCCGCAGCAAGGACAAGCTGATTGCCCAGGCGCTGGAGCAGACGCTGGAGGAGGCCTTCGGGAACGTGCTGATGGATTTCGACCGCCTCCGGGCCGAGGGGCTGGGCATCCGCGAGGCGTTTGAAATCTTGCTCGAAGATGTCGTGGGCAACACGGCCCGCTATCCGCGCATTGCGCACGCGCACCTCCACGATGCGCTCGTCCATCAACGGTATGACGGCGCCGCCGTCCAGCGCCTCAACGCCTTCCTCGGGGAACTGGCCCTGCGGCTCGCCCCGGTCACGCCGCACCTGGCGGAGGACAAGCTTCGGCTGGCGCTGACCCAGATCTGGTCATCGCTGTTCCTGCTCTCGATGATGCCCAGGCTGTTTGACCAGTTCATCCTGATCGACTTCGACACGCTCGAGACACGGCGAGCTTGGGTAAAACAGTCTTTCCGGCTTCTCTTTTCTGCCTGA
- a CDS encoding SNF2-related protein, translated as MLGAEVARDLKVEVEVSAAAAVVQGAVEPGRSLTPFHERLLAEELTVRSADSHQRLAGALSEAKVDLNPHQVEAAMFALDSLSRGGCMLADEVGLGKTIEAGLVIGQLMAEGKTRILILAPATLRAQWNSELREKFDLDSVMVDGRTVRATGNCFDQPFPVICSHPFAANKAAMVAEIPWDVVVIDEAHRLRNVYKAGHKTGQALRAALSGRPKLLLTATPLQNDLMELFGLMSLLDEQILGPEHAFRSRYQVDPEAGGLKEDAVTELKERLAPLVQRTLRRQVREYVRYTNRRSIVEDFAPSPEEQDLYEKVSEYLRRSEAAAIEPGKKTLLTLCYRKLLASSTYAIAPTLRRLAENLEKRLEAAKLGAQALALFEPEEVKQFAEEGEEWSDDPAKPANIRTLQNEMWELKQYSNLADSIKVNAKGEALRRALDRTFTVMRTHQWPEKALIFTESKRTQQYLFNLLSDNGYRGKISLLSGDVASTPEERRALVEDFRHRMQILICTEAGAEGLNLQFCNLVVNYDLPWNPQRVEQRIGRCHRYGQQRDVLVINFLNRQNAADARLFELLEKKLNLFDGVFGASDEILGALESGVDFERRVLDIYQSCRHPDDINAAFDKLRSDMEQRISTRMTEMRSVVLERFDGDVRRRLRVAGDQAKEVLARRQQEARALTGSVLGSRASGRLQVAKAAYAVRDRTHDAISYLQLDAAGLPSRLARLAGCEGWWFAYKFELSGLKPEEKLVHLVLMKDRDGGFRALPLADGAHFVKLAAKQEKRRQPEPVSVTLVQEQALLSAKDEMLRAAERRNALELDLAKERADRYAEDCLLESREALEHTREQWEEARKRVLAADDPSERVKARAHADRLERDYRRRLASVRNEEEKRYASKDRALADLAQKAKVTEKRSLIASAYFWLS; from the coding sequence ATCTTGGGTGCGGAGGTTGCACGGGATTTGAAGGTCGAAGTCGAGGTCTCGGCGGCGGCGGCGGTGGTGCAGGGAGCGGTGGAGCCAGGGCGCTCCCTCACCCCCTTCCACGAGCGGCTGCTCGCGGAGGAGCTCACCGTCCGCAGCGCGGACTCGCACCAGCGGCTGGCCGGTGCGCTGTCCGAGGCGAAGGTGGACCTCAATCCGCATCAGGTCGAAGCGGCCATGTTCGCGCTCGACTCCCTGTCGCGCGGGGGCTGCATGCTCGCGGACGAGGTGGGGCTCGGGAAGACCATCGAGGCGGGGCTCGTCATCGGCCAGCTCATGGCCGAGGGCAAGACGCGCATCCTCATCCTCGCGCCGGCCACGCTGCGCGCGCAGTGGAACAGCGAGCTCCGGGAGAAGTTCGATCTGGACTCGGTGATGGTGGACGGCCGCACCGTGCGGGCCACCGGCAACTGCTTTGATCAGCCCTTCCCCGTCATCTGCTCGCACCCGTTCGCCGCCAACAAGGCGGCGATGGTGGCGGAGATCCCCTGGGACGTGGTGGTCATCGACGAGGCGCACCGGCTGCGCAACGTCTACAAGGCCGGCCACAAGACGGGGCAGGCCCTGCGCGCCGCGCTCAGTGGGCGCCCCAAGCTGCTGCTCACCGCCACCCCGCTCCAGAATGACCTGATGGAGCTGTTCGGACTGATGTCCCTGCTGGACGAGCAGATCCTCGGCCCCGAGCACGCCTTCCGCAGCCGCTACCAGGTGGACCCGGAGGCCGGCGGGCTCAAGGAGGATGCCGTCACCGAGTTGAAGGAACGGCTGGCCCCGCTGGTGCAGCGCACGCTGCGGCGGCAGGTGCGCGAGTACGTGCGCTACACCAACCGGCGCAGCATCGTGGAGGACTTCGCCCCCTCGCCCGAGGAGCAGGACCTCTACGAGAAGGTGAGCGAGTACCTGCGCCGCTCGGAGGCGGCGGCCATCGAGCCGGGCAAGAAGACGCTGCTCACGCTCTGCTACCGCAAGCTCCTGGCCTCCTCCACCTACGCCATCGCCCCCACCCTGCGCCGATTGGCGGAGAACCTGGAGAAGCGCCTGGAGGCGGCGAAGCTGGGCGCCCAGGCCCTGGCCCTCTTCGAGCCCGAGGAGGTGAAGCAGTTCGCCGAGGAGGGCGAGGAGTGGTCCGATGATCCCGCCAAGCCCGCCAACATCCGCACGCTCCAGAACGAGATGTGGGAGCTGAAGCAGTACTCGAACCTCGCGGACTCCATCAAGGTGAACGCCAAGGGCGAGGCGCTCCGGCGCGCCCTGGACCGCACCTTCACGGTGATGCGCACCCACCAGTGGCCGGAGAAGGCGCTCATCTTCACCGAGTCCAAGCGCACGCAGCAGTACCTGTTCAACCTGCTGTCGGACAACGGCTACCGGGGGAAGATTTCCCTGCTGTCCGGAGACGTGGCCTCCACCCCCGAGGAGCGCCGCGCGCTGGTGGAGGACTTCCGCCACCGCATGCAGATCCTCATCTGCACCGAGGCGGGCGCCGAGGGGCTCAACCTCCAGTTCTGCAACCTGGTGGTGAACTACGACTTGCCGTGGAACCCGCAGCGCGTGGAGCAGCGCATCGGCCGGTGCCACCGCTACGGCCAGCAGCGGGACGTGCTCGTCATCAACTTCCTCAACCGGCAGAACGCGGCGGATGCGCGCCTGTTCGAGCTGCTGGAGAAGAAGCTCAACCTCTTCGACGGCGTGTTCGGCGCCTCGGATGAAATCCTGGGGGCGCTGGAGAGCGGCGTGGACTTCGAGCGGCGCGTGCTGGACATCTACCAGTCCTGCCGTCACCCCGACGACATCAACGCCGCCTTCGACAAGCTGCGCTCGGACATGGAGCAGCGCATCAGCACGCGCATGACGGAGATGCGCTCGGTGGTGCTGGAGCGCTTCGACGGGGACGTGCGGCGGCGGCTGCGGGTGGCCGGAGACCAGGCCAAGGAAGTGCTCGCGCGCCGGCAGCAGGAGGCGCGCGCCCTCACCGGCTCCGTGCTGGGCAGCCGCGCCTCGGGCCGACTCCAGGTGGCCAAGGCCGCCTACGCGGTCCGCGACCGCACGCACGATGCCATCAGCTACCTGCAACTCGACGCGGCGGGGCTCCCCTCCCGGCTGGCGCGGTTGGCGGGCTGCGAGGGCTGGTGGTTCGCCTACAAGTTCGAGCTGTCGGGCCTCAAGCCCGAGGAGAAGCTCGTCCACCTGGTGCTGATGAAGGACCGGGACGGCGGGTTCCGGGCGCTTCCGCTGGCGGACGGTGCCCACTTCGTGAAGCTGGCGGCAAAGCAGGAGAAGCGCCGCCAACCCGAGCCGGTGTCCGTCACGCTGGTGCAGGAGCAGGCCCTGCTGTCCGCCAAGGACGAGATGCTCCGGGCCGCCGAGCGCCGCAACGCGCTGGAGTTGGATCTCGCCAAGGAGCGCGCGGACCGCTACGCCGAGGACTGCCTGCTGGAGTCACGCGAAGCGTTGGAGCACACGCGCGAGCAGTGGGAGGAGGCTCGCAAGCGGGTGCTCGCGGCGGATGACCCCTCGGAGCGCGTGAAGGCCCGGGCGCACGCGGACCGGCTGGAGCGGGACTACCGCCGACGCCTCGCCTCGGTGCGCAACGAGGAAGAGAAGCGCTACGCGTCCAAGGACCGCGCGCTGGCGGACCTGGCCCAGAAGGCCAAGGTGACCGAAAAACGCTCCCTCATCGCCTCTGCCTACTTCTGGCTGAGCTGA
- a CDS encoding AAA family ATPase: MPNDTPLSRLTAALEATVVGQPHVIADLVTAFLARGHVLLEGVPGVAKTLTARSMAAALGLVFTRVQFTPDLMPSDILGTNVFHPADNAFRLVRGPVFTEVLVADEINRTPPKTQAALLEAMEERQVTIDGVTHPLPPSFFVVATQNPLELEGTYPLPEAQLDRFLMRVRVGYPEAESEVAMLRGFHQREGKPATVDRVLEPLSLAELQLRAARVTCDESILSYVVKLIRQTRAHPRIRLGASPRSAQAVLAAAKARAALRGTDFVTPDDVKDVIPSVLNHRLLLKAEAEVEGVTADEVLQQTLEQVQVPR, encoded by the coding sequence ATGCCCAACGATACGCCCCTTTCCCGCCTCACCGCGGCGCTCGAAGCCACGGTGGTTGGCCAGCCCCACGTCATCGCGGATCTGGTGACCGCCTTCCTCGCGCGCGGCCACGTGCTGCTGGAAGGCGTCCCCGGCGTGGCCAAGACGCTCACCGCGCGCAGCATGGCCGCCGCGCTCGGCCTCGTCTTCACCCGCGTCCAGTTCACCCCGGACCTGATGCCCAGCGACATCCTCGGCACCAACGTCTTCCACCCGGCGGACAATGCCTTCCGGCTGGTACGAGGCCCCGTCTTCACCGAGGTGCTGGTGGCGGACGAGATCAACCGCACCCCACCCAAAACCCAGGCGGCCCTCCTGGAGGCCATGGAAGAGCGCCAGGTCACCATCGACGGCGTCACCCACCCGCTGCCGCCCTCCTTCTTCGTGGTGGCCACGCAGAATCCCCTGGAGTTGGAGGGCACCTACCCGCTGCCAGAGGCACAGCTCGACCGGTTCCTCATGCGCGTGCGCGTGGGCTACCCGGAGGCCGAGTCCGAAGTGGCCATGCTGCGGGGCTTCCACCAGCGCGAGGGAAAGCCCGCCACGGTGGACCGCGTGCTGGAGCCCCTCTCTCTCGCGGAGTTGCAGCTTCGGGCCGCCCGGGTCACCTGCGATGAGTCCATCCTCTCCTATGTGGTGAAGCTCATCCGCCAGACACGCGCCCATCCCCGGATCCGCCTGGGGGCCTCTCCCCGCTCGGCCCAGGCGGTGCTCGCGGCGGCCAAGGCCCGCGCGGCCCTCAGGGGCACGGACTTCGTCACGCCGGATGACGTGAAGGATGTCATTCCCAGCGTCCTCAACCACCGTCTTCTGCTCAAGGCCGAGGCCGAAGTCGAAGGTGTCACCGCGGACGAGGTGCTGCAACAGACGCTGGAGCAGGTGCAGGTCCCCCGGTGA
- a CDS encoding alpha/beta hydrolase family protein — translation MIYPGGDSNARRLSRRGVLVGAGLFAGGAAAAVGTQRVLEPVSTDVPGINPRSTDWYDLRLSGDGLMDNQLLWFLGHATHGQSDVGDVLETAQRIQPGNERSWFDAWLQTARRVHGVASTAESKGHALSAGQAYARAANYYRAATMHYTDTADPRMLEVTRTAATTFEKSNALLGYAAQPLDIPYENTTLPAYFIRSPHAKPSAPILLLHQGLHAWPEETKWVWEGASLRGYHVLIFHGPGQGRALREKGLCFRPDWEKAVRPVVDAAERISGVDPRRILLMGLSFGGALAPRAAAFEPRIALCIANPGVLSWWESTSGHFNRFLPGALSLLKSHPEQFDQAILGLAERWPTAKYWLRDVFWKHGARTPSELFRKLEEFTNESIIDRIRCPVLIMEGEAEDASPGQSQKLYDALRGPKHLMMFTRDEAAPLHCQAASLALAEQRLFDWLDENV, via the coding sequence ATGATCTACCCCGGTGGCGACAGTAACGCACGAAGACTCTCCCGGCGAGGCGTGCTGGTGGGCGCAGGGCTGTTCGCCGGTGGGGCCGCAGCCGCGGTGGGAACGCAGCGCGTGCTGGAGCCGGTCTCGACGGATGTCCCTGGCATCAACCCGCGCAGCACGGACTGGTACGACCTGCGGCTGTCCGGTGATGGGCTGATGGACAACCAACTGCTGTGGTTCCTGGGCCACGCCACGCACGGGCAGAGCGATGTGGGCGACGTGCTGGAGACGGCGCAGCGCATCCAACCCGGCAACGAGCGGAGCTGGTTCGACGCATGGCTCCAGACGGCGCGGCGGGTCCACGGCGTCGCCAGCACCGCCGAGTCGAAGGGCCACGCGCTGAGCGCGGGCCAGGCCTACGCGCGCGCCGCGAACTACTACCGCGCGGCGACGATGCACTACACCGACACGGCGGACCCGCGGATGCTCGAGGTGACACGAACCGCCGCCACCACGTTCGAGAAGTCGAACGCGCTGCTCGGCTACGCGGCCCAGCCACTCGACATTCCCTACGAGAACACCACCCTGCCCGCCTATTTCATCCGCTCGCCGCACGCGAAGCCGAGCGCCCCCATCCTCCTGCTCCACCAGGGCCTGCATGCCTGGCCGGAGGAGACGAAGTGGGTCTGGGAGGGCGCCTCCCTGCGGGGCTACCACGTGCTGATCTTCCACGGGCCCGGCCAGGGACGGGCGCTGCGTGAGAAGGGCCTCTGCTTCCGGCCCGACTGGGAGAAGGCGGTCCGCCCGGTGGTCGACGCGGCCGAGCGCATCAGCGGGGTGGACCCTCGCCGCATCCTCTTGATGGGGCTCTCGTTCGGCGGTGCCCTGGCCCCCCGGGCGGCGGCCTTCGAGCCGCGCATCGCCCTGTGCATCGCCAATCCCGGCGTCCTGAGCTGGTGGGAATCCACGAGCGGGCACTTCAATCGGTTCCTCCCAGGGGCCCTCTCCCTGCTGAAATCGCACCCGGAGCAGTTCGACCAGGCGATTCTGGGGCTCGCGGAGCGCTGGCCCACCGCGAAGTACTGGCTGCGCGACGTGTTCTGGAAGCATGGCGCCAGGACGCCTTCCGAGCTCTTCCGCAAGCTGGAGGAGTTCACCAACGAATCCATCATCGACCGCATCCGCTGCCCAGTGCTCATCATGGAAGGGGAAGCGGAGGACGCGTCGCCGGGCCAATCCCAAAAGCTCTACGACGCGCTGCGAGGGCCCAAGCACTTGATGATGTTCACCCGGGACGAGGCCGCCCCCCTGCACTGCCAGGCGGCGTCCCTGGCGCTGGCGGAGCAACGGCTGTTCGACTGGCTCGACGAGAACGTGTGA
- a CDS encoding SgcJ/EcaC family oxidoreductase: MTRLVSVAPVLTWLFLFSTACAHGNPAQDERDLHQLVAVQAEAWNSGDAVAWSKDFTQDADFVNIVGSVFEGHDQIEQRHAAIFSTLFKGSQVKVTVRKIVFPQEDIAVVDTVHEVTGHGGLPPGVQNTEPGLLRTRMKYVMRKTAGKWQILAGQNTDAKPVP; encoded by the coding sequence ATGACACGTCTCGTTTCGGTGGCGCCGGTATTGACTTGGTTGTTCCTGTTTTCCACGGCGTGTGCCCATGGCAACCCCGCGCAAGATGAGAGGGACCTCCATCAACTCGTGGCGGTTCAGGCCGAGGCGTGGAACAGCGGTGACGCGGTGGCGTGGTCCAAGGACTTCACGCAGGACGCCGATTTCGTCAACATCGTGGGAAGTGTCTTTGAAGGTCACGATCAGATCGAACAGCGTCACGCCGCCATCTTCTCGACCCTGTTCAAAGGAAGTCAGGTCAAGGTGACGGTGCGCAAGATCGTGTTCCCCCAAGAGGACATCGCCGTGGTGGACACGGTCCACGAGGTGACAGGGCACGGCGGATTGCCTCCAGGCGTACAAAACACCGAGCCTGGACTGCTCCGAACCCGGATGAAGTACGTGATGAGGAAGACCGCCGGGAAGTGGCAAATCCTCGCTGGGCAGAACACGGATGCGAAACCCGTTCCCTAA
- a CDS encoding adenosine deaminase → MLKIPLTVVVGALFLASCSDEDPVPPETEDRETRVNDHMESIRSDSAALAAFLREMPKGGDLHTHTSGAITTEKLIQWGAEDGACVDTTTYVASNPCANNTVPLSHALGDRGFYDRVLGAWSMEDFSGSLLDAHQHFFDAFGKYGAVQTDARGDDSFADVLSTAGRNKQIYVELMQGFGAGTGGNIALGLFGPSDPWDAATLLAKREQIINTPAFTSAISTQAAKIASFLKGTREILGCGTLAPDPGCDVEVRLIASANRTADRASVFGQWVYAYELAQVVPEMVGVNLVSPEENAKSLAFYSDEMFALGTLDDFNDSQPQRKVVHISLHAGELIPEVLPPSEQSHLTFHIREAVEKAHAERIGHSVDVLRETAGDGAEDLVRDMHDAGVMVEICLTSNRVLLGISGAQHPLSKYLEQKVPVTLATDDQGILRGSITEEYIAAATDQNLDYKTLKYMARVSLQHAFVEGESLWTNRTAYGSAVSACAQDRLGAAPASAECERYLSANKRAALQWKLEGQLAAFEDSVLQ, encoded by the coding sequence ATGCTCAAAATACCGTTGACCGTCGTCGTGGGCGCTCTTTTTCTGGCCAGCTGTAGTGATGAGGACCCGGTCCCCCCGGAAACAGAGGACCGCGAGACGCGGGTCAATGACCACATGGAGTCGATTCGCTCCGACAGCGCGGCCCTCGCGGCCTTCCTGCGCGAGATGCCCAAGGGCGGCGATCTGCATACCCATACTTCAGGTGCCATTACCACCGAGAAGCTCATCCAATGGGGGGCCGAGGACGGCGCGTGTGTAGATACCACCACCTACGTCGCCAGCAATCCCTGTGCGAACAACACGGTTCCACTCTCCCATGCGCTGGGGGACAGGGGGTTCTATGACCGCGTGCTGGGGGCCTGGTCGATGGAGGACTTTTCGGGCTCTTTGCTCGATGCGCATCAGCATTTCTTCGACGCGTTCGGCAAGTACGGCGCGGTGCAGACCGATGCGCGGGGGGACGACAGCTTCGCCGACGTCCTGTCCACCGCCGGACGCAACAAGCAAATCTACGTGGAGTTGATGCAGGGCTTCGGTGCGGGCACGGGCGGTAACATCGCGCTCGGTCTCTTCGGCCCCTCGGATCCGTGGGACGCGGCGACCTTGCTGGCCAAGCGCGAGCAGATCATCAATACCCCGGCCTTCACTTCGGCGATCAGCACCCAGGCGGCCAAAATCGCCTCCTTCCTGAAGGGCACCCGGGAGATACTGGGTTGCGGTACCCTCGCGCCGGATCCCGGCTGTGACGTGGAGGTCCGGCTCATCGCTTCGGCCAACCGCACGGCGGACCGGGCCTCCGTGTTCGGCCAGTGGGTGTATGCCTATGAGCTGGCGCAGGTGGTCCCCGAGATGGTGGGCGTCAACCTGGTGTCTCCGGAGGAGAACGCCAAATCGCTGGCCTTCTACTCCGATGAGATGTTTGCCCTGGGCACGCTGGATGACTTCAATGACAGCCAGCCCCAGCGCAAGGTGGTTCATATCTCCCTGCACGCCGGTGAGCTGATCCCCGAGGTGTTGCCGCCTTCGGAACAGAGCCACCTCACCTTCCACATCCGCGAGGCCGTGGAGAAAGCGCACGCGGAGCGCATCGGCCACAGCGTGGACGTCCTTCGGGAGACGGCCGGTGACGGGGCCGAGGATCTCGTTCGGGACATGCACGATGCCGGGGTGATGGTGGAGATCTGCCTCACCTCGAACCGGGTCCTGCTCGGTATCTCGGGTGCCCAGCACCCCCTCTCCAAGTATCTGGAGCAGAAGGTGCCCGTCACCCTGGCCACGGATGATCAGGGAATCCTGCGGGGGTCGATCACCGAGGAGTACATCGCGGCGGCCACGGACCAGAACCTGGACTACAAGACGCTGAAGTACATGGCGCGGGTCAGCCTGCAGCATGCCTTCGTTGAAGGCGAGAGCCTCTGGACGAATCGCACGGCTTACGGTTCGGCGGTGAGCGCCTGCGCCCAGGATCGGTTGGGCGCTGCGCCGGCCTCGGCGGAGTGCGAGCGCTACCTCTCCGCCAACAAGCGGGCCGCGCTCCAGTGGAAGCTGGAGGGCCAACTGGCGGCCTTCGAGGACAGCGTCCTGCAGTAA
- a CDS encoding DUF58 domain-containing protein, which translates to MSLGRPVPTGLSVALLAVALIPAALAVASPVFGWLALALDVAVLGLCAVDFARAPRASDVEVRRVLEPILRSGVDNPVHLELTSHREAPLRGEVRDEAPADVEARGHRAAFSLSPKASPLRLTYAVHPLARGDAHFGDLHLRLTGPLGLCARQVRVPAAQTVKVYPDLTALTQEALALALAAEASSERSQRRPGEGREFESLREYHRGDDYRTIDWKASARRSRTMVRVYQPERNQPVLLLLDCGRHMAGQVDGRRKLDHAVDAALRVAKVGLDAGDLVGVLAFASEVRAYLPPRRGREHLRLLTEALYRAEASFEESDYGHAYDFAFARTSRRTLVVLFTDLVDPNASGTLVARTLLLRPRHLPVVASLMDEDLQAAATGLPRTPQDAYTRQAAARLEEDYRRTAVTLRDAGVLVVRAPAQGFGAAAINTYLHVKARGLL; encoded by the coding sequence GTGAGCCTCGGCCGCCCTGTCCCCACCGGGCTGTCCGTGGCACTGCTGGCGGTGGCCCTCATCCCCGCGGCCCTGGCCGTGGCCAGCCCCGTGTTCGGCTGGCTCGCGCTCGCGCTCGATGTGGCGGTCCTGGGCTTGTGCGCGGTGGACTTTGCCCGGGCGCCCCGCGCGTCGGACGTGGAGGTCCGGCGGGTGCTGGAGCCCATCCTCCGCTCCGGCGTGGACAACCCGGTGCACCTGGAACTCACGAGCCACCGCGAAGCCCCCCTGCGCGGAGAGGTGCGGGACGAGGCCCCCGCGGACGTAGAGGCCCGGGGACACCGGGCGGCCTTCTCCCTCTCCCCCAAAGCCAGTCCCCTGCGGCTCACCTATGCCGTGCACCCCCTGGCCCGGGGAGATGCGCACTTCGGGGACCTGCACCTGCGGCTCACCGGCCCCCTGGGGCTGTGCGCACGACAAGTGCGCGTGCCTGCCGCCCAAACGGTGAAGGTGTACCCGGACCTCACCGCGCTCACACAAGAGGCGCTCGCGCTGGCCCTCGCCGCGGAGGCTTCCTCGGAGCGTTCCCAACGCCGTCCGGGCGAGGGCCGCGAGTTCGAGAGCCTGCGCGAATACCACCGGGGAGACGACTACCGCACCATCGACTGGAAGGCCTCCGCGCGGCGCTCGCGCACCATGGTGCGCGTGTACCAGCCCGAGCGGAACCAACCCGTGCTGCTGCTGCTGGACTGCGGACGCCACATGGCGGGGCAGGTGGACGGCCGCCGCAAGCTGGACCATGCGGTGGACGCCGCGCTGCGCGTGGCCAAGGTGGGGCTGGACGCGGGAGACCTGGTGGGGGTGCTGGCCTTCGCCAGCGAGGTGCGCGCCTACCTGCCGCCCCGCAGGGGCCGCGAGCACCTGCGCCTGCTCACCGAGGCGCTCTACCGCGCCGAGGCCTCCTTCGAAGAGAGCGACTACGGCCACGCCTACGATTTCGCCTTCGCGCGCACCTCGCGCCGCACGCTGGTGGTGCTCTTCACGGACCTGGTGGACCCCAACGCCTCGGGCACCCTGGTGGCGCGCACCCTCCTGCTGCGCCCGCGCCACCTGCCCGTGGTGGCCTCCTTGATGGATGAAGACCTGCAAGCCGCCGCCACCGGTCTGCCCCGGACACCGCAGGACGCCTACACCCGGCAGGCCGCCGCGCGCCTGGAGGAGGACTACCGGCGCACCGCAGTTACACTGCGCGACGCAGGTGTCCTCGTGGTGCGTGCCCCCGCCCAGGGCTTCGGTGCCGCGGCCATCAACACCTACCTGCACGTCAAGGCCCGCGGACTGCTCTGA
- a CDS encoding DUF72 domain-containing protein, with amino-acid sequence MPSRDHSQLDLFTGAVSEPAPRRSRRAEPVGPASVPDEVRALGERLPQGIFLGTSSWAFPGWAGIVYSRDVAQATLAREGLSAYARHPVLRTVGVDRTFYGPISAITFSEYAAQVPAPFRFLVKAHEVCTLARYPPHERYGVHRGQPNDRFLNASYAADMVVAPFVEGLGDKAGPLVFQFPPQDTRGFGGPARFVERLHAFFAALPRGPLYAVEVRNEELLTEGFAQVLSELGVCPVLSVWRQMPPVVQQALRTRALASRALVVRWMLPPHLGYEEARARYAPFHHLVDEDTVTREALAGVCAAATRKGLPTFVIINNKAEGSAPRSAVKLAGSIDAALGSQKVALQE; translated from the coding sequence ATGCCCTCACGAGACCATTCCCAGTTGGACCTCTTCACCGGTGCCGTCTCCGAGCCCGCCCCGCGCCGTTCGCGCAGGGCGGAGCCCGTGGGGCCCGCGTCCGTTCCGGACGAAGTGCGCGCCCTGGGGGAACGCTTGCCCCAGGGGATCTTCCTGGGAACCTCTTCCTGGGCCTTTCCAGGCTGGGCAGGCATCGTCTACAGCCGGGACGTGGCCCAGGCGACGCTGGCCCGAGAAGGGCTCTCGGCCTATGCGCGCCATCCTGTCCTGCGCACGGTGGGGGTGGACCGGACCTTCTATGGCCCCATCTCCGCCATCACCTTTTCCGAGTATGCCGCCCAGGTGCCCGCGCCCTTTCGCTTCCTGGTGAAGGCGCACGAGGTCTGCACCCTGGCACGTTACCCCCCGCATGAGCGCTACGGCGTCCACCGGGGGCAGCCGAACGACCGCTTCTTGAACGCCAGCTATGCCGCGGACATGGTGGTGGCACCCTTCGTGGAGGGGCTGGGGGACAAGGCAGGTCCGCTCGTCTTCCAGTTCCCACCCCAGGACACCCGGGGCTTCGGTGGCCCGGCGCGCTTCGTCGAGCGTCTGCACGCCTTCTTCGCGGCACTGCCGCGGGGGCCGCTCTACGCGGTGGAGGTGCGCAACGAAGAGCTGCTCACCGAGGGGTTCGCCCAGGTGCTGTCAGAGCTGGGCGTCTGCCCGGTGCTCTCGGTGTGGCGCCAGATGCCGCCCGTGGTGCAGCAGGCGTTGCGCACGCGCGCGCTCGCGTCGCGGGCGCTGGTGGTCCGGTGGATGCTGCCGCCGCACCTTGGCTATGAGGAGGCCCGCGCGCGCTATGCGCCCTTTCACCACCTGGTGGATGAGGACACCGTGACCCGCGAGGCGCTGGCCGGCGTCTGTGCCGCCGCCACGCGCAAGGGGCTTCCCACCTTCGTCATCATCAACAACAAGGCCGAGGGCAGCGCGCCCCGGTCCGCCGTCAAGCTGGCCGGAAGTATTGATGCCGCGCTGGGCAGCCAGAAGGTGGCCTTGCAAGAATGA